One stretch of Macrobrachium nipponense isolate FS-2020 chromosome 16, ASM1510439v2, whole genome shotgun sequence DNA includes these proteins:
- the LOC135195416 gene encoding carbohydrate sulfotransferase 13-like produces the protein MLAVRNFKSIFRLVFLTIFTTYTILYTLSYVNTLQPRQVLPRPSPYMSHYRGNLAGNQSVIEVTPEDNMADAKRTSEVGDLVSNVTAKSMTFQPSPTGSEDIIREAIPSDKLKLPSADQSGGINDNNTSLDSEEIPVETGSRLESAAEAFYDAYADLDVTSGYDAAEDDLEDDYGAFDSYHDQEPNSDWPITLEFTNASALRQIDYDKYSANDREFLKSRLDVFEERAALVGKVCKLQPTSLHAPSGANHLVWDTKHRPSIVWCPNYKVASTTMMMSFLRISPNSKRVQKKKTKRVKQSDVRRIYWAPKSGEEKAEVLRKSARVIIVRHPFTRILSAYRDKMTKMKPGPRKFHFRRMQKDIMARYRPTNSSVDSPFPTFPEFVSYIIDATRSLRSSTDWREKTKCWTAYWAHCNVCTTDYNVIMKLETLDDDKRFLVTLSDLDELKEKSPEDWLHLRNATSHDLAPKYYSQLTRDQILGLYNSYKLDFELFDYHIDDYLSLV, from the exons ATGTTGGCTGTGCGTAACTTCAAGTCCATCTTCCGCCTGGTGTTCCTCACCATTTTCACCACCTACACCATCCTCTACACACTCAGTTATGTCAACACCTTGCAGCCAAGGCAGGTCCTTCCAAGGCCATCCCCCTACATGAGTCACTATAGGGGAAATCTAGCCGGAAACCAAAGCGTCATTGAGGTGACTCCAGAGGATAATATGGCGGATGCAAAAAGAACTTCTGAGGTTGGCGATCTTGTTAGCAATGTCACCGCTAAGTCAATGACATTTCAGCCATCGCCAACGGGCTCCGAAGACATTATCAGGGAAGCAATACCTTCTGATAAATTAAAATTGCCATCTGCTGACCAGTCAGGTGGGATTAACGATAATAATACCTCGCTGGACAGCGAAGAAATCCCTGTCGAAACTGGAAGTAGACTTGAGTCAGCCGCCGAAGCTTTTTATGACGCTTACGCCGATTTAGACGTAACGTCAGGTTACGACGCTGCTGAAGACGACCTGGAAGATGATTACGGTGCATTCGACTCGTACCATGACCAGGAGCCGAATTCTGACTGGCCAATTACCCTCGAGTTTACGAATGCTTCTGCCCTGCGTCAGATCGACTACGATAAATACAGTGCAAAT GACAGGGAGTTTTTGAAAAGTAGATTAGACGTCTTCGAGGAGAGAGCCGCGTTGGTGGGGAAAGTCTGCAAGCTACAGCCTACATCCCTGCATGCACCGAGCGGGGCAAACCACCTTGTTTGGGACACGAAGCATAGGCCTAGTATAGTGTGGTGTCCTAACTATAAA gtaGCGTCTACGACCATGATGATGAGTTTCTTGCGTATTTCTCCTAATAGCAAAAGAGTACAG aagaagaaaacgaagcgCGTGAAACAGAGCGATGTGCGACGCATCTACTGGGCTCCAAAATCAGGGGAGGAGAAAGCAGAGGTCCTGCGGAAGAGCGCCCGAGTCATTATCGTCAGACACCCCTTCacgag GATCCTCTCAGCCTACCGCGACAAGATGACGAAGATGAAGCCCGGGCCCCGAAAATTCCACTTCCGGAGGATGCAGAAGGACATCATGGCCAGATATAGGCCTACCAACTCTTCCGTCGACTCCCCTTTCCCGACTTTCCCCGAATTCGTCAGCTACATCATCGATGCGACTCGAAGCCTCAGGTCCAGTACCGACTGGAGAGAAAAG ACGAAATGTTGGACAGCTTACTGGGCTCACTGCAATGTCTGCACGACAGACTACAATGTCATCATGAAGCTGGAGACCTTAGATGATGACAAGAGATTCCTTGTGACCCTGTCTGACCTGGATGAGCtgaaagag AAGTCACCTGAGGATTGGTTACACCTGAGGAACGCGACCTCCCATGACCTGGCACCCAAATACTACAGTCAGCTGACGCGAGACCAGATCCTCGGCCTCTACAACAGTTATAAGCTCGACTTTGAACTGTTCGATTATCACATAGACGATTATCTTTCTCTCGTCTAG